In the Oryza glaberrima chromosome 6, OglaRS2, whole genome shotgun sequence genome, one interval contains:
- the LOC127776671 gene encoding protein MONOCULM 1 has translation MLRSLHSSSSSDTDNNSGGCKNNGGGGGEAAATVEGGGDQRAVAAAAPSTRDLLLACADLLQRGDLPAARRAAEIVLAAAASPRGDAADRLAYHFARALALRVDAKAGHGHVVVGGGAARPASSGAYLAFNQIAPFLRFAHLTANQAILEAVDGARRVHILDLDAVHGVQWPPLLQAIAERADPALGPPEVRVTGAGADRDTLLRTGNRLRAFARSIHLPFHFTPLLLSCATTAPHHVAGTSTDAAATASTAAAATGLEFHPDETLAVNCVMFLHNLAGHDELAAFLKWVKAMSPAVVTIAEREAGGGGDHIDDLPRRVGVAMDHYSAVFEALEATVPPGSRERLAVEQEVLGREIEAAVGPSGGRWWRGIERWGGAARAAGFAARPLSAFAVSQARLLLRLHYPSEGYLVQEARGACFLGWQTRPLLSVSAWQPSSS, from the coding sequence atgcTCCGGTCACTCCACTCCTCGTCGTCTTCTGACACGGATAACAACAGCGGTGGCTGCAAgaacaatggcggcggcggtggcgaggccgccgccaccgttgaGGGTGGCGGTGATCAGCGTgccgttgcggcggcggcgccgtcgacgcgGGACTTGCTGCTGGCGTGCGCGGACCTGCTGCAGAGGGGGGacctgccggcggcgaggcgcgcggcggagatcgtcttggcggcggcggcgtcgccgcgggGCGACGCGGCGGACCGCCTGGCGTACCACTTCGCCCGCGCGCTGGCGCTCCGGGTGGACGCCAAGGCCGGCCATggccacgtcgtcgtcggcggcggcgcggcgcggccggcgtcgTCCGGGGCGTACCTGGCGTTCAACCAGATCGCGCCGTTCCTGCGGTTCGCGCACCTCACGGCGAACCAGGCCATCCTCGAGGCCGTCGACGGCGCGCGCCGCGTCCACATCCTCGACCTCGACGCCGTCCACGGCGTGCAGTGGCCGCCACTGCTGCAGGCCATCGCCGAGCGCGCGGACCCGGCGCTCGGCCCGCCCGAGGTCcgcgtcaccggcgccggcgccgaccgcgACACCCTCCTCCGCACCGGCAACCGCCTCCGCGCCTTCGCCCGCTCCATCCACCTCCCCTTCCACTTCACcccgctcctcctctcctgcgCCACCACGGCGCCCCACCACGTCGCCGGCACGagcaccgacgccgccgccaccgcctcgaccgccgccgccgccaccggcctcgAGTTTCATCCGGACGAGACGCTCGCCGTGAACTGCGTCATGTTCTTGCACAACCTGGCCGGCCACGACGAGCTCGCCGCGTTCTTGAAGTGGGTGAAGGCCATGTCGCCCGCCGTGGTGACCATCGCCGAGAGggaagcaggcggcggcggcgaccacatCGACGACCTGCCGCGGCGGGTCGGGGTGGCCATGGATCACTACTCGGCGGTGTTCGAGGCGCTGGAGGCGACGGTGCCGCCGGGGAGCCGGGAGCGCCTCGCCGTGGAGCAGGAGGTGCTGGGCCGGGAGATCGAGGCCGCGGTGGGGCCCtccggcggccggtggtggcgcggcATCGAGCGgtggggcggcgccgcccgcgccgcgggGTTCGCGGCGCGGCCGCTCAGCGCGTTCGCCGTGTCGCAGGCGCGGCTGCTGCTCCGGCTGCACTACCCGTCGGAGGGCTACCTCGTGCAGGAGGCGCGCGGCGCCTGCTTCCTCGGGTGGCAGACGCGCCCGCTGCTCTCCGTCTCAGCGtggcagccgtcgtcgtcgtag
- the LOC127776670 gene encoding MLO-like protein 13, which translates to MEESSITHTPTWVVAVVCFAIVSVSLAAERLLHHLGKFLKHKDQKALYSALERLKEELMLLGFISFVLSLSEGFIVGICVSENAMHLMLPCKKESYQLSEGVKLCKKKGEVPLLSVEALHQLHIFIFILGLVHVVFCATTILLGGAKIRKWKLWETEIQQEMQQKLQQRDATPGRIAHNQQGEFVSERTKGLWMKLAVVSWIIAFFKQFHDSVSKSDYKALRSAFGLKHFPSHPSFNFYKYLIRALEHDFKRVVGISWYMWLFVILFLLLNINGWHTYFWLAFLPLFLLLVVGAKLEHIITRLAQEAAAVASLSHGTERTPYVKPSKEHFWFGRPEIVLNLIHFILFQNSFEIGFFIWVLVTFGFDSCIMEKKVYAISRLVIGVLIQVICSYVTLPLYAIVTHMDGGIKLQGIGSGLHESVAGWALDARRKKEEQQSSHGGATTGATEGSNYRSDHFGASPRSALAPPPPPSPDLVEIVSVAAADDDGDDSRHRR; encoded by the exons atggaGGAGTCGTCGATCACGCACACGCCCACCTGGGTGGTGGCCGTCGTCTGCTTCGCCATCGTCTccgtctccctcgccgccgagcgcctcctccaccacctcggcAAG TTCTTGAAACATAAAGATCAGAAGGCATTGTATTCAGCTCTCGAGAGACTAAAAGAAG AGTTAATGCTTCTGGGATTCATTTCCTTTGTCCTGAGCCTCTCTGAAGGTTTCATTGTTGGTATTTGTGTTTCGGAAAATGCTATGCATTTGATGCTTCCATGCAAGAAAGAGAGTTACCAGCTTTCAGAAGGTGTTAAGCTTTGCAAGAAAAAG GGTGAAGTTCCCCTGTTATCAGTGGAGGCATTGCATCAGCTGCACATCTTCATATTTATACTTGGTTTGGTCCATGTTGTGTTCTGTGCTACAACAATATTACTTGGTGGAGCGAAG ATAAGAAAATGGAAGCTTTGGGAGACAGAAATCCAACAGGAAATGCAACAGAAAT TACAACAAAGAGATGCTACACCTGGGCGTATTGCACATAATCAACAGGGTGAATTTGTCAGTGAGCGAACAAAGGGGTTATGGATGAAGCTGGCTGTTGTAAGCTGGATA ATTGCTTTCTTTAAGCAGTTTCATGATTCTGTGAGTAAATCAGATTATAAAGCACTTAGATCAGCATTCGGCTTG AAACATTTCCCAAGTCATCCATCCTTCAATTTCTACAAGTACTTGATTCGTGCTCTTGAACATGACTTTAAGAGAGTAGTTGGTATCAG CTGGTACATGTGGCTTTTTGTCATCCTTTTCCTATTGCTGAATATAAACG GATGGCATACATACTTCTGGTTAGCTTTCTTGCCTCTGTTT CTCCTGCTTGTTGTTGGTGCAAAGCTAGAGCATATTATTACCCGATTAGCTCAAGAGGCAGCAGCAGTGGCATCATTATCACACGGAACAGAGAGAACTCCTTATGTAAAGCCATCGAAGGAACATTTCTGGTTTGGCAGACCTGAAATTGTCCTCAACCTGATCCATTTCATCCTGTTCCAGAACTCTTTCGAGATTGGTTTTTTCATCTGGGTCTTG GTAACATTCGGGTTCGACTCGTGCATTATGGAGAAGAAGGTGTACGCCATTTCTAGGCTTGTTATTGG TGTGCTCATCCAAGTGATCTGCAGCTACGTCACTCTACCACTATACGCCATCGTTACACAT ATGGACGGAGGCATCAAGCTGCAAGGGATTGGGTCGGGCCTGCACGAGTCCGTCGCGGGGTGGGCCCTGGACGCccggaggaagaaggaggagcaGCAGTCGTcccacggcggcgccaccaccggcgcgACGGAGGGGAGCAATTACAGGAGCGACCACTTCGGGGCCTCGCCGCGCAGCgccctggcgccgccgccaccaccttcccCCGACCTGGTCGAGatcgtctccgtcgccgccgccgacgacgacggcgacgacagccGCCACCGTAGGTGA